Proteins co-encoded in one Solea senegalensis isolate Sse05_10M linkage group LG8, IFAPA_SoseM_1, whole genome shotgun sequence genomic window:
- the LOC122773025 gene encoding cholinesterase-like — protein MATATLCTHAAFFLLLLLHFLAASPITQDDLLINTKHGKVQGKLVPVLGGHVRTFLGIPYGKPPLGKLRFKAPEPAEKWERVREATTFPASCHQNEDVTFPGFKGAEMWNPNTPQSEDCLYLNVWTPHFNKTQTPPPPLAPVLVWIYGGGFLTGTSSLDVYDGRLLSKSEGVVVVSMNYRVGVFGFLSLPDNKNIQGNAGLLDQRLAVQWVADNIAAFGGDPSKVTLFGESAGAASVGLHLLSPGSHRLFHRAVMESGSPTAPWAMVSRTESWSRALSLAKSLGCPTSNSAKLEACLQQVDTGKISSAISQPFIPIVDGNFLPDKPEVLLRTGELPKKDLLIGVNKDEGTYSVVYSVPGFSNIGPSLITRNQFLHGVNLSLPNASRVAREAVIFQYTDWTDVDNRVKNRDFLSSLNGDYLFDCPVIEFAQWYSRRGGKTFLYLFDHRSSVNPWPEWMGTMHGYEIEFVFGMPLDASLGYTKNEVNITKTIMKHWTNFARTGDPKIDGANWPVFTTDQQNYITLSSNPPQQKTMMKAQECQLWNQLVTTVQRVSDDLEACVNASGFLLCNELLLILLVIGLLVY, from the exons ATGGCGACGGCCACTTTATGTACACACGCtgccttttttcttctgctgctgcttcatttccTGGCTGCATCACCCATCACTCAGGATGACCTTCTGATTAATACTAAGCATGGGAAAGTTCAAGGGAAGTTGGTGCCAGTGCTGGGCGGCCATGTCAGAACATTTCTTGGAATTCCTTATGGAAAACCACCTCTGGGAAAGTTGAGATTCAAAGCTCCAGAGCCGGCAGAGAAATGGGAAAGGGTGAGAGAAGCCACTACATTCCCAGCTTCCTGCCACCAGAACGAAGACGTAACATTTCCAG GGTTCAAAGGTGCAGAGATGTGGAACCCAAACACTCCTCAGAGTGAGGACTGTCTGTACCTAAATGTCTGGACCCCACATTTCAATAAAACCCAGACACCGCCCCCACCGCTCGCTCCAGTTCTCGTCTGGATCTATGGTGGTGGATTCCTGACTGGAACAAGCTCTCTGGATGTTTATGATGGCCGCCTCTTGAGTAAATCAGAAGGTGTTGTTGTAGTGTCAATGAATTACAG AGTTGGAGTTTTTGGTTTCCTGTCTCTTCCTGACAACAAGAACATCCAAGGCAATGCTGGTCTACTGGACCAGCGCTTAGCGGTCCAATGGGTCGCCGATAATATTGCTGCTTTTGGAGGGGATCCTTCAAAG GTGACTCTGTTTGGGGAGAGTGCCGGGGCAGCATCAGTAGGCCTTCACCTCTTGTCCCCAGGGAGCCATCGTCTTTTTCACAGAGCTGTGATGGAGAGTGGCTCTCCCACTGCACCGTGGGCCATGGTTAGTCGGACTGAGTCCTGGAGCAG GGCCCTAAGTCTAGCGAAATCACTGGGGTGTCCCACGTCCAACTCAGCTAAACTGGAGGCTTGTTTGCAACAAGTGGATACTGGAAAAATCTCATCGGCTATCTCACAACCTTTTATCCCTATTGTCGATGGGAACTTCCTCCCGGATAAACCTGAA GTGCTGTTAAGGACTGGTGAACTCCCAAAGAAAGATTTGCTGATTGGTGTAAACAAAGATGAAGGGACCTACTCGGTGGTTTATAGCGTGCCTGGATTTAGCAATATCGGTCCCAGTCTCATAACCAGGAATCAGTTCCTGCATGGAGTGAACCTCTCACTGCCAAACGCAAGTCGTGTCGCAAGAGAAGCAGTCATTTTCCAGTACACTGACTGGACAGATGTGGACAACAGGGTGAAAAACCGTGACTTCCTGAGTAGTCTGAATGGAGACTACCTGTTCGATTGTCCTGTGATTGAGTTTGCTCAATG GTATTCACGACGCGGTGGCAAGACGTTCCTTTATTTGTTCGATCACCGGTCATCTGTCAATCCTTGGCCAGAATGGATGGGCACGATGCACGGATATGAGATTGAATTCGTCTTTGGAATGCCACTGGACGCGTCGCTGGGATACACGAAGAATGAAGTGAACATAACTAAGACGATTATGAAGCACTGGACCAACTTTGCCCGGACAGG GGACCCGAAGATTGATGGAGCCAACTGGCCGGTGTTCACCACTGATCAGCAGAACTATATCACTCTGAGCTCCAACCCTCCACAACAGAAGACAATGATGAAAGCTCAGGAGTGTCAGCTTTGGAACCAATTAGTAACAACTGTGCAGAGAGTCTCAG ATGATCTCGAGGCCTGTGTGAATGCAAGTGGATTTTTACTCTGTAATGAGTTACTTCTAATTTTACTGGTTATTGGTTTACTGGTTTACTAG